A part of Cannabis sativa cultivar Pink pepper isolate KNU-18-1 chromosome 6, ASM2916894v1, whole genome shotgun sequence genomic DNA contains:
- the LOC133038810 gene encoding DEAD-box ATP-dependent RNA helicase 52C-like isoform X1: MMAWSGAESTQKGTRSVRYIPPHLRSFNNNGGSSFVDNANSYGPNNAELAQYGFRSYRSGGRESGGSGSSRGGRGYGRGGRGGSGRSGYEIGRGSNLSGNQDVNEVADKFDELEVLEDDSIGDGGGINFDAYEDIPVETSGTDIPAPVNGFRDICLGERLHDNIKRCKYVKPTPIQRHAIPIAIAGRDLMACAQTGSGKTAAFCFPIISGILKNVHHNKQSQPRYAQTAFPSALILSPTRELAGQIHDEAKKFAHQTGLKIVAAYGGASISNQLRNLERGVDILVATPGRLVDMIERGRVSLRSIKYLTLDEADRMLDMGFEPQIRKIVEKMDMPPPGTRQTMLFSATFPTEIQKLASDFLSNYIFLAVGRVGSSTDLIVQKIDYVEDMDKRNHLMHILHTHMPNEIRGKQLALTLVFVETKKGADALEYWLCMNGFPAIAIHGDKVQFERERALKSFKSGHTPIMVATDVASRGLDIPHVAHVINFDLPRDIDDYVHRIGRTGRAGNSGLATAFFNEKNLTLAKALVELMLESSQVVPSWLNQYADSSTSFGRNQRSGSSSQFGAYDYRSAPSGGENYQHYSPYVGEESKIDAGNMNNYSHNVSTDLSADAEPYVAKPYEYGESYDNIVASGWD, from the exons ATGATGGCTTGGTCTGGTGCTGAGTCAACACAGAAGGGGACTCGGTCGGTTCGTTACATTCCTCCACACCTGAGGAGCTTTAATAACAACGGTGGCAGCTCGTTCGTTGACAATGCGAACTCCTACGGGCCTAATAATGCCGAGTTGGCTCAATACGGTTTCCGCTCTTATCGCTCTGGTGGTAGGGAATCGGGAGGGAGTGGTTCGAGCCGTGGTGGGCGAGGATATGGGCGCGGTGGACGTGGTGGCTCCGGGCGGAGTGGTTACGAGATTGGTCGGGGATCGAACCTGAGTGGGAATCAGGACGTTAATGAGGTTGCTGATAAATTTGATGAGTTAGAGGTTTTGGAGGATGATAGCATTGGCGATGGTGGGGGTATTAACTTTGATGCATATGAAGATATACCGGTTGAAACCAGTGGCACGGACATTCCGGCGCCGGTGAATGGATTTAGGGATATATGTTTGGGTGAGCGTTTGCACGATAACATCAAGAGGTGTAAGTACGTGAAGCCCACCCCCATTCAGCGCCATGCCATACCCATTGCCATTGCTGGACGGGACTTGATGGCTTGTGCTCAGACAGGTTCAGGTAAGACTGCGGCTTTTTGCTTTCCTATAATCAGTGGAATTTTGAAGAACGTCCATCATAATAAGCAGTCACAGCCTCGTTATGCTCAGACTGCTTTTCCCAGTGCGCTCATTCTCTCTCCAACCAGGGAGTTGGCTGGCCAG ATTCATGATGAGGCAAAGAAATTCGCACATCAAACTGGATTGAAGATTGTTGCTGCCTATGGTGGGGCATCTATTTCCAATCAG CTTCGGAATTTGGAAAGAGGAGTAGATATCTTAGTTGCAACACCTGGTCGTTTGGTTGACATGATTGAGAGGGGGAGAGTTTCACTGAGATCGATAAAATATTTGACATTGGATGAAGCTGATAGGATGTTGGACATGGGTTTTGAGCCTCAAATTCGAAAGATTGTTGAGAAAATGGACATGCCTCCACCAGGAACAAGACAAACAATGCTTTTTAGTGCCACATTCCCCACTGAGATTCAG AAGCTTGCGTCTGATTTCCTTTCAAACTACATATTTCTGGCGGTAGGCAGAGTTGGTTCCAGCACTGATCTTATTGTACAAAAGATTGATTATGTTGAGGACATGGATAAAAGAAATCATCTGATGCATATCCTTCATACTCATATGCCAAATGAAATCCGGGGAAAG CAGCTTGCCTTGACCCTGGTTTTTGTTGAGACGAAGAAAGGAGCTGATGCACTGGAATACTGGCTGTGTATGAATGGCTTTCCAGCAATAGCAATACATGGGGACAAAGTTCAATTT gagagagaaagagctTTGAAATCATTCAAAAGCGGCCATACTCCAATAATGGTGGCCACAGATGTTGCTTCACGCGGTCTGGACATCCCTCATGTTGCTCATGTTATCAATTTTGATTTGCCAAGAGACATAGATGACTATGTTCATAGGATAGGAAGGACTGGACGTGCTGGTAATTCTGGTCTTGCAACGGCTTTCTTCAATGAGAAGAACTTGACACTTGCAAAGGCACTTGTTGAACTCATGCTAGAATCCAGTCAGGTGGTTCCTTCATGGCTTAACCAATATGCCGATAGCTCGACTTCCTTTGGCCGAAACCAACGCTCTGGAAGCAGCAGCCAGTTTGGAGCCTATGACTACCGCAGTGCTCCTTCAGGAGGAGAGAACTATCAACACTACAGCCCCTATGTTGGTGAGGAGTCAAAGATCGATGCTGGCAATATGAACAACTATTCGCATAATGTTTCTACTGATCTCTCGGCTGATGCAGAACCCTATGTTGCTAAACCATATGAATATGGAGAAAGTTATGATAATATAGTTGCCAGTGGCTGGGACTAG
- the LOC133038810 gene encoding DEAD-box ATP-dependent RNA helicase 52C-like isoform X2, which yields MMAWSGAESTQKGTRSVRYIPPHLRSFNNNGGSSFVDNANSYGPNNAELAQYGFRSYRSGGRESGGSGSSRGGRGYGRGGRGGSGRSGYEIGRGSNLSGNQDVNEVADKFDELEVLEDDSIGDGGGINFDAYEDIPVETSGTDIPAPVNGFRDICLGERLHDNIKRCKYVKPTPIQRHAIPIAIAGRDLMACAQTGSGKTAAFCFPIISGILKNVHHNKQSQPRYAQTAFPSALILSPTRELAGQIHDEAKKFAHQTGLKIVAAYGGASISNQLRNLERGVDILVATPGRLVDMIERGRVSLRSIKYLTLDEADRMLDMGFEPQIRKIVEKMDMPPPGTRQTMLFSATFPTEIQKLASDFLSNYIFLAVGRVGSSTDLIVQKIDYVEDMDKRNHLMHILHTHMPNEIRGKLALTLVFVETKKGADALEYWLCMNGFPAIAIHGDKVQFERERALKSFKSGHTPIMVATDVASRGLDIPHVAHVINFDLPRDIDDYVHRIGRTGRAGNSGLATAFFNEKNLTLAKALVELMLESSQVVPSWLNQYADSSTSFGRNQRSGSSSQFGAYDYRSAPSGGENYQHYSPYVGEESKIDAGNMNNYSHNVSTDLSADAEPYVAKPYEYGESYDNIVASGWD from the exons ATGATGGCTTGGTCTGGTGCTGAGTCAACACAGAAGGGGACTCGGTCGGTTCGTTACATTCCTCCACACCTGAGGAGCTTTAATAACAACGGTGGCAGCTCGTTCGTTGACAATGCGAACTCCTACGGGCCTAATAATGCCGAGTTGGCTCAATACGGTTTCCGCTCTTATCGCTCTGGTGGTAGGGAATCGGGAGGGAGTGGTTCGAGCCGTGGTGGGCGAGGATATGGGCGCGGTGGACGTGGTGGCTCCGGGCGGAGTGGTTACGAGATTGGTCGGGGATCGAACCTGAGTGGGAATCAGGACGTTAATGAGGTTGCTGATAAATTTGATGAGTTAGAGGTTTTGGAGGATGATAGCATTGGCGATGGTGGGGGTATTAACTTTGATGCATATGAAGATATACCGGTTGAAACCAGTGGCACGGACATTCCGGCGCCGGTGAATGGATTTAGGGATATATGTTTGGGTGAGCGTTTGCACGATAACATCAAGAGGTGTAAGTACGTGAAGCCCACCCCCATTCAGCGCCATGCCATACCCATTGCCATTGCTGGACGGGACTTGATGGCTTGTGCTCAGACAGGTTCAGGTAAGACTGCGGCTTTTTGCTTTCCTATAATCAGTGGAATTTTGAAGAACGTCCATCATAATAAGCAGTCACAGCCTCGTTATGCTCAGACTGCTTTTCCCAGTGCGCTCATTCTCTCTCCAACCAGGGAGTTGGCTGGCCAG ATTCATGATGAGGCAAAGAAATTCGCACATCAAACTGGATTGAAGATTGTTGCTGCCTATGGTGGGGCATCTATTTCCAATCAG CTTCGGAATTTGGAAAGAGGAGTAGATATCTTAGTTGCAACACCTGGTCGTTTGGTTGACATGATTGAGAGGGGGAGAGTTTCACTGAGATCGATAAAATATTTGACATTGGATGAAGCTGATAGGATGTTGGACATGGGTTTTGAGCCTCAAATTCGAAAGATTGTTGAGAAAATGGACATGCCTCCACCAGGAACAAGACAAACAATGCTTTTTAGTGCCACATTCCCCACTGAGATTCAG AAGCTTGCGTCTGATTTCCTTTCAAACTACATATTTCTGGCGGTAGGCAGAGTTGGTTCCAGCACTGATCTTATTGTACAAAAGATTGATTATGTTGAGGACATGGATAAAAGAAATCATCTGATGCATATCCTTCATACTCATATGCCAAATGAAATCCGGGGAAAG CTTGCCTTGACCCTGGTTTTTGTTGAGACGAAGAAAGGAGCTGATGCACTGGAATACTGGCTGTGTATGAATGGCTTTCCAGCAATAGCAATACATGGGGACAAAGTTCAATTT gagagagaaagagctTTGAAATCATTCAAAAGCGGCCATACTCCAATAATGGTGGCCACAGATGTTGCTTCACGCGGTCTGGACATCCCTCATGTTGCTCATGTTATCAATTTTGATTTGCCAAGAGACATAGATGACTATGTTCATAGGATAGGAAGGACTGGACGTGCTGGTAATTCTGGTCTTGCAACGGCTTTCTTCAATGAGAAGAACTTGACACTTGCAAAGGCACTTGTTGAACTCATGCTAGAATCCAGTCAGGTGGTTCCTTCATGGCTTAACCAATATGCCGATAGCTCGACTTCCTTTGGCCGAAACCAACGCTCTGGAAGCAGCAGCCAGTTTGGAGCCTATGACTACCGCAGTGCTCCTTCAGGAGGAGAGAACTATCAACACTACAGCCCCTATGTTGGTGAGGAGTCAAAGATCGATGCTGGCAATATGAACAACTATTCGCATAATGTTTCTACTGATCTCTCGGCTGATGCAGAACCCTATGTTGCTAAACCATATGAATATGGAGAAAGTTATGATAATATAGTTGCCAGTGGCTGGGACTAG